Below is a window of Streptomyces genisteinicus DNA.
GCTCGCGCAGGGCGGCCCTCAGCTGGAGCCACCACACGGCCGATCCGCAGACGGTCGCGGCGGCGACGCCCCAGGCCGAGCCGGCCGTGCCGCCCGCGGCGGCGCCGCCGAGACCGCCGGTGACGTAGCAGGCGGACGAGAAGAGCTGGCTGCGCAGACTGCGGCGGGCCGCGCCGAGCGCCCGCAGCCCGGCCGCCGCGCCGGTGCCGAGGCCGGCGCCCGCGACGCCGACGGTGACGGGCACGACGAGCGCGGACGCGCCGGCCCACACGTCGCCGAGCACGAACGCGCCCGCCCGGTCGGGCACCAGCAGCAGTGCCGCGCCCCACAGCAGCGCGGCGGCGGCCTGGCCGGCGCCGAGGAGCAGGCAGAACCTGCCGAGCCGGTGCGGGGCCCGCCGCACCACCCGGGCCGCCTCGGCCACGGTGACCAGGGAGAGCCCCATCAGCAGGGCGAGGAACGGCCCGAGGAGGAGTTCGGCGCCCCGGATCACGCCCACCGCGCCGACCCCGGCGATCGCGCCGAGGCCGTACGCCCGCAACTGGCTCGCGCCGCTGTTGCTGACGTTCTCGACGAGGTAGCGGTAGCCGAGGTCGCGGTGCGCGTGCAGCCAGGCCCGCGCACCGCCCGCCCGGGGCCGGATGCCGGACTGGACGCAGCCGTACACCGCGGCCACCGCTGCGGAGCCGCCCCAGGCGAGCACGAAGGCGGCCACACTGCCCACCCGGGCGGCCACCACCATCGCGGGGATCAGCGCGACGCCCCACACGACGTCGTTGACGAACGCCTTCCGCCCGGCGCCCGCGGCGAAGAACGCGTACCGCCAGGCGTCCTGGAGCAGCAGCCCCGGCAGGACCACGGCGAGGCAGGCGAACGCGGGACCCACGGTGCCCCCGACGGCGAGCCCCGCCGCCAGGCACACCGCGCCGACGGCGGCGCCGGTGCACAGCGCCGTGCCCGAGGACCGGGCCACCGCCCCCCGCCAGGCGGTGTCGGACACACCGCTGAAGCGCACCACGAGGGGGTCGGTGGCGAGGCCCCGGGAGACGTTGAGCACCACGCCGTAGGTCACCCAGGCCAGGCTGAACACACCGAAGGCGGCGAGCCCCAGGGAGCGCGCCACGTAGATGCCCACCGCGAAGTTGGTCATGCTGGAGGCCGCCTGGTCGGCCAGCCCCCAGGACAGCCGGCCGGCGACGGCCCGGCGGGTGCTGTGCCCGCCGCCGCCCGCCGTCGCCTCCCTCCGGGTGGTCATCCGCGTCACGCCTTGACCAGTCCGGCGCCGTGCAGGGCGCCGGCCGCCGCCGCGACGGTGTCGAACGGCAGACCGGAGCGCTCGGCGACGTCCAGCAGACCGTGCTCGCCGTCGGCGAGGCTGAGCACCCACAACATGGCCATCTGGGCCTCCTTGGCGTCGCTGCGCCCGCCGAGCGCGTCGTACAGCCCGCGCCGGCCCAACTGCGGTTCGCCGTACGGGCTGAGATTGACGTAGCGCCGGTTGCGGTCCAGCACCGAGAACGCCTCGCGGCACACCGCGAGGGTGTCCTCCAGCGCCGTGGGACAGACGAAGTCCGGGTCGTCCCCCGAGGTGTGGTACTCGGGATAGCCGGCGTACGGGGTGCGGCTGAGCGAGCCAACCCCGAGGTCGAACCCGGGCGAGCAGAACTGCCGCTCGTCGTAGCCGTACGGGGTGAACTCCGTGATGCGGTGCGGGCGTCCGGAGGTCTCCAGCACATGGCGCAGCACCCGGTCGATCTCCGCGTCGCCGCGCCTGCTCCGCTTGTACGTCAGGCTGCCCCGGTCGCCCGCGCAGGCCAGCACCAGGCCGTGCTCGACCCGGTCGATCCGCTCCGCGTTGCGGGCCAGCCAGGTGATCGCCCCGATGGTGCCGGGCGCGAAGAGGAAGCGGTACGTGTAGTGGGGCGTCCGCTCCGCCAGTGCCCGGGCGAGGAACACCGCCACCGCGACGCCGGCCAGGTTGTCGTTGGCCAGCGACGGGTGGCAGACGTGGCAGGAGACGATGACCTCCTCGGCGACCTGCCCGGGGACGACGTGCTCGGCGTAGGTGAGATGGCCGTCGGCGAGGGTGGAGTCGATGCGCACCTCGTACTCGCCGTCCGGCATCGCGTCCAGGGTCTCCTGGGACAGGCAGAAGCCCCAGTCGGGTTTCCAGTAGCTGGTGCGGTACGGCACCAGGGACGGCTGCCCGGGCAGTGTGTGCAGGTGCGGGCGGAGTTCGGCCAGCGGCATGGTCGCCGACACGGGCACGCTGTAGCCGAGCACGTGCAGGCTGGACGCGGCGAAGTCGACGACCCGGCGGCCCGTGGCGTCGGCGATGTACGCGTCCCGGATGTTCCACTCCCGGGGCACCGTCCAGTCGAGCACCTCGGTGCCGGTCGGCACCTCGTGCATCCGCAGCGGGATGTACTCGTCGACGATTGCGAGGGTGGCGCGCACCCCGTCGCCGGTGATGCTCCGGCAGAGCGGGTACAGCCGCTCCACCAGCGCGTGCATCTCCTCGCCGGGCGTGGTCACCGGCGCCGCCGCAGGGTGTCGTCGACGGTGCCGGCCGCGGACGCCGCGCGGAGCACGGCGAGCCGGGTGAAGCGCTGCTCGAAGTCCTCGCGGCTCAGGCCGTGTCCGCGGTAGGCGTCGGCGAGTTCGAGGGCTCCCTGCTTCACCGTCCACTCGCAGTCGAATCCGGGTATCGCGGCGCGGAACCGGGAGAAGTCCACCCGGTAGGAGCGCGGGTCGGCGCCGTTCTCGCCGGTGATCACCACCTCGGAGCCGGGCACCGCCTCGGCGACCTGGTGGGCGATCTCGGCGACGGTGACGTTGTTGGCCTCGCTGCCGATGTTGAACGCCCGGTCGTGCACCGCCTCGCGCGGCGCGTCCAGCGCGGCGGTGAAGGCCCGTGCGATGTCGGCGGCGTGCACCAGCGGACGCCAGGGCGTGCCGTCGGAGAGCACCAGCACCTCGCCGGAGAGCAGCGCGTGGCCCACCAGGTTGTTCAGCACGATGTCGGCGCGCAGCCGTGGCGAGTGGCCGAACGCGGTGGCGTTGCGCATGTACACCGGGGTGAAGCCGTCGTCGGCCAGCTCGTGGAGGTCGTCCTCGACCCGCACCTTGGACTCCGCGTACGGCGTCACCGGGCGCAGCGGGGCGTCCTCGGCCACCAGGTCGTCGCCGCCGGCGGCGCCGTAGACCGAGCAGGTGGACGCGTAGAGGAACCGCCGCACGCCCGCGTCGCGGGCCAGGCGGGCGAGGCGCACGGAGGCGTGGTGGTTGATGTCGTAGGTGAGGTCGGGGGCGAGCGCGCCCAGCGGGTCGTTGGACAGCGCGGCCAGATGGATCACGGCGTCGACGCCGGCCAGGTGGCCGGGCGTCACGTCGCGCAGGTCCACCCGGGCGCCGGGCGGGTCCGCGGGCGCCGGGCCGAGCACGCAGTCGGCGAACAGGCCGGAGTCCAGGCCGGTGACCTCGTGCCCGGCGGCCGCCAGCACGGGGGCCATCACCGTGCCCAGGTATCCCTGGTGTCCGGTCAGCAGTACGCGCACAGGTCATTCCCCCAGGTCGAGAGTGAGTTTGGTGACGGCGAAGGCCTCGGCGTAGCGCGTGTGGCTCTCGATGCCGCGTATCCGGGCCAGCCCGAGGAAGGCCTCCCGGTCGTACCAGGGCCGGTGCCGCTGGGAGGCGTAGTGCGCCTCCAGCAGCGCCGCCTTGCGTTCGGCGGTCTGCGGCGTCAGCGGCTGGTACGCCACCGGACGGCCCAGGTCGCCGTCCCACTTGACGATCTCGTAGCCGAGCACGAGGTGGTCGCGGTAGGCGGTGGTCATCAGCCGCGCCAGGCCGCTGTGGTCCTGGTGGGCGTCGTCGGTGCGCGGGGAGAGGATCAGGTCCGGCTCCGTGCCCGCGCGCAGCTCCTCCACGGCGGACTTCACCTCCTCCCAGTACCCGGGCATCCGGCCGTCCGGCAGCTTGAGCACGGTCAGCCGGAGGTCGGCGCCGGGGCAGAAGGCGGCGAGTGCCGCCCGCTCCTCCCGCTCCCGCTCGCTCCCGCCGCCGGAGAGCACCAGCGCGTCGACCCGCAGGCCCGGCCGGGCTGCGCAGAGCGTCAGCAGGGTGCCGCCCGCGCCGATGGCGATGTCGTCGCAGTGCGCGCCCACGGCGACGATCCGTTCCAGGCGTCCGGCGCCCAGCCGGATCACGCGGACCCCACCGTGGCACCGTCGCGTTCCCACACGGCCCACGGGCGCTCTCCCCGGGCGTAGGCCTCGTCGAGCGCGGCACGCTCCTTCACCGTGTCGGTCGGCTTCCAGAAGCCGCGGTGCCGGTAGGCCACCAGCCGTCCCTCCTTGGCCAGCCCCGCGCAGCCGTCGGCGACGAGGTCGCCGCCCTCGGGGATGTGGTCGAAGACCTCCTGGCGGAGCACGAAGTAGCCGCCGTTCTCCCACAGCGGCAGTTCGCTCACCGGGGTGATGCCGCCCACCATGCCGTCCTCGCCCAGGTCCACGCAGTGGAACGAGGACTGCGGCGGGACGACCGTCATCGACGCCCCGGCGTCGCGCCGGCGGAAGCGGTCGATCATCTCCGGCAGCGGGGCGTCGGTGAGGACGTCGGCGTAGTTCGCGAGGAACATCTCGTCGCCGTCCAGGTGGTGCCGCACCCGGCGCAGCCGCTCGCCGATCGGGGACTCGATGCCGGTCTGGGCGAAGGTGATCGTCCAGTCCGAGATGTCGGTGGACAGCAGCTCGGTCCGCCCGCCGCGCAGCACGAAGTCGTTGGACGTCGTCTCCTCGTAGCCGAGGAAGAAGTCCTTGATGTGGTGGGCCCCGTAGCCGAGGCACAGGATGAACTCGGTGTGCCCGTAGTGCGCGTAGTAGCGCATCACGTGCCAGATCAGCGGCCGGGGGCCGACCATCGCCATCGGCTTGGGCACGTCGTCGGTGGCGCCGCTGCGCATCCGCATCCCGTAACCGCCGCAGAACAGGACGACCTTCATCGCGTGACCTCGACAATGCTCAGTTCCGGTATGGGGAAGACCAGCCGGCCGCCCCACTCGTGCACGAACGAGAGCTGCTCGACCAGCTCGTCCCGCAGGTTCCACGGCAGGACCAGGACCCAGTCCGGCCGGTCGGCGGCGATCCGCTCGGGCGGCAGGACCGGGATGCGCGTACCGGGGGTGAACCGGCCGTGCTTGTACGGGTTGCGGTCGACCGTGTACGCCAGCAGATCGGGCCGGATGCCGCAGTGGTTGAGCAGCGTGTTGCCCTTGCCCGGGGCGCCGTAGCCGACGACGGTCTCGCCGCGCTCGGCGGCGTCGATCAGGAACCGCAGCAGGTCCCGGCGAACCTTGGCCACCCGGGCGGAGAACTCCGCGTACCCGGAGAGCTCCTGGAGCCCGGCGGCCTTCTCCCGGTCCAGCACCTCGGCCACCCGGGCCGACGGCTCGCCCGCCACCTCGGCGGGACGGGCCCACAGCCGGACGGAACCGCCGTGGGTGGGCAGGAGTTCCACGTCCACGAGCGTCAGCCCGCCGCTCGCCAGCGCGCGGATCGCGGAGGCGACCGTGTAGTACTGGAAGTGCTCGTGGTAGATCGTGTCGTACTGGTTCTCCTCGATCAGGGTCAGCAGGTGCTGCACCTCGACCGACACCCAGCCGTCGTCGGCGACCAGGGCGCGCAGCCCCCGGGTGAACCCGATGACGTCGGGGATGTGCGCGTACACGTTGTTGGCGACCACCAGGTCGGCCGGACCGTGCTCGGCGCGGACCCCCGCGGCCGTGTCCGGGTCCAGGAACGCGGTGACCGTGGGCACGCCCGCGTCGCGCGCCGCGGCGCCGACGTTCACCGACGGCTCGATGCCCAGGCAGCGGATGCCGCGCTCCACCACGTGCTTCAGCAGATAGCCGTCGTTGCTCGCGACCTCGACGACGAAGGAGCCGTCGCCGAGGCCCAGCCGCTCGGCGGCACCCGCGACGAACGTGCGCGCGTGCTCCACCCACGAGGTCGAGTACGAGGAGAAGTACGCGTACTCGCTGAACGTCTCCTCCGGTGTGATCAGCGGCGGGATCTGCGCCAGCCAGCACTCGGTGCAGACCCGCAGGTGCAGCGGGTACGCCGGTTCCGGCCGGTCGAGTTCGTCCGCGGCGAGAAAGCTCTCGCACGGCGGTGTGGCCCCCAGGTCGACGACGCTCGCCGTCGCCGCCGAGCCGCAGAGTCGGCATCGTGTCATCTGCTTCCCCCATCCCGCTCGCGC
It encodes the following:
- a CDS encoding class I SAM-dependent methyltransferase: MTRCRLCGSAATASVVDLGATPPCESFLAADELDRPEPAYPLHLRVCTECWLAQIPPLITPEETFSEYAYFSSYSTSWVEHARTFVAGAAERLGLGDGSFVVEVASNDGYLLKHVVERGIRCLGIEPSVNVGAAARDAGVPTVTAFLDPDTAAGVRAEHGPADLVVANNVYAHIPDVIGFTRGLRALVADDGWVSVEVQHLLTLIEENQYDTIYHEHFQYYTVASAIRALASGGLTLVDVELLPTHGGSVRLWARPAEVAGEPSARVAEVLDREKAAGLQELSGYAEFSARVAKVRRDLLRFLIDAAERGETVVGYGAPGKGNTLLNHCGIRPDLLAYTVDRNPYKHGRFTPGTRIPVLPPERIAADRPDWVLVLPWNLRDELVEQLSFVHEWGGRLVFPIPELSIVEVTR
- a CDS encoding NAD-dependent epimerase/dehydratase family protein, whose amino-acid sequence is MRVLLTGHQGYLGTVMAPVLAAAGHEVTGLDSGLFADCVLGPAPADPPGARVDLRDVTPGHLAGVDAVIHLAALSNDPLGALAPDLTYDINHHASVRLARLARDAGVRRFLYASTCSVYGAAGGDDLVAEDAPLRPVTPYAESKVRVEDDLHELADDGFTPVYMRNATAFGHSPRLRADIVLNNLVGHALLSGEVLVLSDGTPWRPLVHAADIARAFTAALDAPREAVHDRAFNIGSEANNVTVAEIAHQVAEAVPGSEVVITGENGADPRSYRVDFSRFRAAIPGFDCEWTVKQGALELADAYRGHGLSREDFEQRFTRLAVLRAASAAGTVDDTLRRRR
- a CDS encoding glucose-1-phosphate cytidylyltransferase gives rise to the protein MKVVLFCGGYGMRMRSGATDDVPKPMAMVGPRPLIWHVMRYYAHYGHTEFILCLGYGAHHIKDFFLGYEETTSNDFVLRGGRTELLSTDISDWTITFAQTGIESPIGERLRRVRHHLDGDEMFLANYADVLTDAPLPEMIDRFRRRDAGASMTVVPPQSSFHCVDLGEDGMVGGITPVSELPLWENGGYFVLRQEVFDHIPEGGDLVADGCAGLAKEGRLVAYRHRGFWKPTDTVKERAALDEAYARGERPWAVWERDGATVGSA
- a CDS encoding PIG-L deacetylase family protein translates to MIRLGAGRLERIVAVGAHCDDIAIGAGGTLLTLCAARPGLRVDALVLSGGGSEREREERAALAAFCPGADLRLTVLKLPDGRMPGYWEEVKSAVEELRAGTEPDLILSPRTDDAHQDHSGLARLMTTAYRDHLVLGYEIVKWDGDLGRPVAYQPLTPQTAERKAALLEAHYASQRHRPWYDREAFLGLARIRGIESHTRYAEAFAVTKLTLDLGE
- a CDS encoding DUF4910 domain-containing protein; protein product: MHALVERLYPLCRSITGDGVRATLAIVDEYIPLRMHEVPTGTEVLDWTVPREWNIRDAYIADATGRRVVDFAASSLHVLGYSVPVSATMPLAELRPHLHTLPGQPSLVPYRTSYWKPDWGFCLSQETLDAMPDGEYEVRIDSTLADGHLTYAEHVVPGQVAEEVIVSCHVCHPSLANDNLAGVAVAVFLARALAERTPHYTYRFLFAPGTIGAITWLARNAERIDRVEHGLVLACAGDRGSLTYKRSRRGDAEIDRVLRHVLETSGRPHRITEFTPYGYDERQFCSPGFDLGVGSLSRTPYAGYPEYHTSGDDPDFVCPTALEDTLAVCREAFSVLDRNRRYVNLSPYGEPQLGRRGLYDALGGRSDAKEAQMAMLWVLSLADGEHGLLDVAERSGLPFDTVAAAAGALHGAGLVKA